A window of the Radiobacillus deserti genome harbors these coding sequences:
- the tatC gene encoding twin-arginine translocase subunit TatC, whose amino-acid sequence MNNDEQLSKEKDMHVVDHISELRKRLIWTAVVFILFLLLGFWFVKDIYYFFVQDLSFTLTVISPGEIIWIYFTMAMLVAAVGTIPFLSLQIWLFVKPGLTSREQKVSLSYIPAIFPLFIAGLVFGYYIFIRLILPFLLSLNDGMFTEMFTVDRYFKFLLNVTLPFGLFFEIPIVFMFLTSLGILTPAFLRKTRKYAYFILIIVGAAITPPDFIVQIVVAIPLIIIYEISVVLSGIVFRKKQEQHEAFMREEP is encoded by the coding sequence TTGAATAACGATGAACAATTGTCCAAAGAGAAGGACATGCATGTGGTTGATCATATTTCAGAATTACGCAAACGGTTGATTTGGACAGCTGTCGTGTTTATTTTATTTTTACTTCTCGGCTTTTGGTTTGTAAAAGATATTTATTATTTCTTCGTTCAAGATTTAAGTTTTACTTTAACGGTGATTAGTCCAGGTGAAATTATTTGGATTTATTTTACGATGGCTATGCTCGTTGCTGCAGTCGGTACCATTCCGTTTTTGAGTCTGCAGATTTGGCTGTTCGTTAAGCCAGGCTTAACGTCACGTGAACAAAAGGTGTCCTTATCTTATATTCCAGCGATTTTTCCTTTATTTATAGCTGGTTTAGTCTTTGGATATTACATATTCATTCGTTTGATTTTACCTTTTCTATTATCTTTAAACGATGGCATGTTCACGGAAATGTTTACAGTAGATCGTTATTTTAAATTTTTACTTAACGTTACACTTCCGTTTGGGTTGTTCTTTGAAATTCCGATTGTATTTATGTTTTTAACGAGTCTCGGTATTTTAACACCTGCTTTTCTAAGGAAAACGAGGAAATATGCGTATTTTATTCTTATTATTGTTGGAGCGGCTATTACACCACCAGACTTTATCGTGCAAATTGTAGTGGCCATTCCGCTCATTATTATCTATGAAATAAGTGTCGTGTTATCTGGAATCGTATTCCGTAAAAAACAAGAACAACATGAAGCATTTATGAGGGAAGAACCGTAG
- a CDS encoding YozE family protein translates to MRSFFQYMMRYRGAKQYKDESQLAEWMFRDHAFPKHATSYHEISSYLEWNSPFPNALQLFDRLWDDYQEMEQ, encoded by the coding sequence TTGCGTTCATTTTTTCAATATATGATGAGGTATCGTGGGGCTAAACAATATAAAGATGAAAGTCAGCTCGCTGAATGGATGTTTCGAGATCACGCATTTCCTAAGCATGCAACCTCTTATCATGAAATAAGTAGCTATTTAGAATGGAATTCTCCATTTCCGAATGCCTTACAATTGTTTGATCGGCTTTGGGACGATTATCAGGAAATGGAACAGTAA
- a CDS encoding YolD-like family protein, which yields MINDRGSIKWSSLMLPEHVEMLRELWQEDTHQTMPIIDEQKAEEMNAVIQKAYKEKILVRITYYATPRFHTVLGCISNIDILNSCLTVDVDKEGSKTLSYRQLLDIQME from the coding sequence ATGATAAATGACCGTGGTTCCATTAAGTGGAGTTCTCTGATGCTACCAGAACATGTGGAGATGTTGCGAGAACTGTGGCAAGAGGATACCCACCAAACGATGCCGATTATAGACGAACAAAAAGCAGAAGAAATGAATGCTGTAATTCAAAAAGCGTATAAGGAGAAGATTCTGGTTCGAATTACTTATTACGCTACTCCACGTTTTCATACCGTATTGGGGTGTATATCCAACATTGACATTTTGAACAGCTGCTTAACGGTGGATGTGGACAAAGAAGGCTCTAAGACTCTTTCGTATCGTCAATTATTAGATATTCAAATGGAGTAA